The following coding sequences are from one Macaca mulatta isolate MMU2019108-1 chromosome 7, T2T-MMU8v2.0, whole genome shotgun sequence window:
- the CLN6 gene encoding ceroid-lipofuscinosis neuronal protein 6 isoform X1, which produces MEAARRRQHPGAAGGPGAQLGASFLQARHGSVSADEAARTAPFHLDLWFYFTLQNWVLDFGRPIAMLVFPLEWFPLNKPSVGDYFHMAYNVITPFLLLKLIERSPRTLPRSITYVSIIIFIMGASIHLVGDSVNHRLLFSGYQHHLSVRENPIIKNLKPETLIDSFELLYYYDEYLGHCMWYIPFFLILFMYFSGCFTACKAERWMPGPALLLVAPSGLYYWYLVTEGQIFILFIFTFFAMLALVLHQKRKRLFLDSNGLFLFSSFTLTLLLVALWVAWLWNDPVLRKKYPGVIYVPEPWAFYTLHVSSRH; this is translated from the exons ATGGAGGCGGCGCGGAGGCGGCAGCACCCGGGAGCGGCAGGCGGCCCGGGCGCGCAGCTGGGCGCCTCCTTCCTGCAGGCCAG GCATGGCTCTGTCAGCGCTGATGAGGCTGCCCGCACAGCTCCCTTCCACCTCGACCTCTGGTTCTACTTCACGCTGCAGAACTGGGTTCTGGACTTTGGGCGCCCCATTGCCATG CTGGTATTCCCTCTCGAATGGTTTCCACTCAACAAGCCCAGCGTTGGGGACTACTTCCACATGGCCTACAACGTCATCACGCCCTTTCTCCTGCTCAAG CTCATCGAGCGGTCGCCCCGCACCCTGCCGCGCTCTATCACCTACGTGagcatcatcatcttcatcatggGTGCCAGCATCCACCTGGTGGGCGACTCTGTCAACCACCGCCTGCTCTTCAGTGGCTACCAGCACCACCTGTCTGTCCGCGAGAACCCCATCATCAAGAATCTCAAGCCGGAGACGCTG ATCGACTCCTTTGAGCTGCTGTACTATTATGATGAGTACCTGGGTCACTGCATGTG GTACATCCCcttcttcctcatcctcttcATGTACTTCAGCGGCTGCTTTACTGCCTGTAAAGCTGAGAGGTGGATGCCAGGGCCTGCCCTGCTCCTGGTGGCGCCCAGTGGCCTGTACTACTG GTACCTGGTCACCGAGGGCCAGATCTTCATCCTCTTCATCTTCACCTTCTTTGCCATGCTGGCCCTCGTCCTGCACCAGAAGCGCAAGCGCCTCTTCCTGGACAGCAACggccttttcctcttctcctccttcacACTGACCCTCTTGCTGGTGGCGCTCTGGGTCGCCTGGCTGTGGAATGACCCTGTTCTCAGGAAGAAGTACCCGGGTGTCATCTACGTCCCTGAGCCCTGGGCTTTCTACACCCTTCACGTCAGCAGTCGGCACTGA
- the CLN6 gene encoding ceroid-lipofuscinosis neuronal protein 6 isoform X2, whose translation MALSALMRLPAQLPSTSTSGSTSRCRTGFWTLGAPLPCWYSLSNGFHSTSPALGTTSTWPTTSSRPFSCSSSTVAFQKHLPPSLTFSSCLRGPFRNQKLIERSPRTLPRSITYVSIIIFIMGASIHLVGDSVNHRLLFSGYQHHLSVRENPIIKNLKPETLIDSFELLYYYDEYLGHCMWYIPFFLILFMYFSGCFTACKAERWMPGPALLLVAPSGLYYWYLVTEGQIFILFIFTFFAMLALVLHQKRKRLFLDSNGLFLFSSFTLTLLLVALWVAWLWNDPVLRKKYPGVIYVPEPWAFYTLHVSSRH comes from the exons ATGGCTCTGTCAGCGCTGATGAGGCTGCCCGCACAGCTCCCTTCCACCTCGACCTCTGGTTCTACTTCACGCTGCAGAACTGGGTTCTGGACTTTGGGCGCCCCATTGCCATG CTGGTATTCCCTCTCGAATGGTTTCCACTCAACAAGCCCAGCGTTGGGGACTACTTCCACATGGCCTACAACGTCATCACGCCCTTTCTCCTGCTCAAG TTCAACAGTGGCATTTCAGAAGCACCTGCCTCCATCCCtgacattttcttcatgtttgcGGGGACCATTCAGAAATCAGAAG CTCATCGAGCGGTCGCCCCGCACCCTGCCGCGCTCTATCACCTACGTGagcatcatcatcttcatcatggGTGCCAGCATCCACCTGGTGGGCGACTCTGTCAACCACCGCCTGCTCTTCAGTGGCTACCAGCACCACCTGTCTGTCCGCGAGAACCCCATCATCAAGAATCTCAAGCCGGAGACGCTG ATCGACTCCTTTGAGCTGCTGTACTATTATGATGAGTACCTGGGTCACTGCATGTG GTACATCCCcttcttcctcatcctcttcATGTACTTCAGCGGCTGCTTTACTGCCTGTAAAGCTGAGAGGTGGATGCCAGGGCCTGCCCTGCTCCTGGTGGCGCCCAGTGGCCTGTACTACTG GTACCTGGTCACCGAGGGCCAGATCTTCATCCTCTTCATCTTCACCTTCTTTGCCATGCTGGCCCTCGTCCTGCACCAGAAGCGCAAGCGCCTCTTCCTGGACAGCAACggccttttcctcttctcctccttcacACTGACCCTCTTGCTGGTGGCGCTCTGGGTCGCCTGGCTGTGGAATGACCCTGTTCTCAGGAAGAAGTACCCGGGTGTCATCTACGTCCCTGAGCCCTGGGCTTTCTACACCCTTCACGTCAGCAGTCGGCACTGA